One window from the genome of Anopheles coluzzii chromosome X, AcolN3, whole genome shotgun sequence encodes:
- the LOC120947576 gene encoding calpain-D isoform X3 codes for MGTIASVLQWYCTKCNYLNPTESVHCLRCRTSRKTNGNVGSLLHHPILATSGNATSGPVSSSCVRMKDVNSRKLVSNDCLFRVIDSLALAHKHINRKKIERSFVHPVPDPRCCWNRKRHLSQPSINRKWNCHRCRVYNRTVSWHCINCEALSVSAPVYKDTIRKPLTPLACSAEPGATPRTADHYYGGGGGSTAVPFASLRLTPARSMEQFGAAARCRFCIYNQFSFEGDTAAQACCCCCRREPAKPARAPKEGGTGGDCPGPGRGQSITTITKRTGGLIVVPSTTSSARCSDNATINVRLKENGKGKAAHSQTGKKYPASSGGALEPIYAVINKEAKRKNKLASDAVNNNAPTTSVGQQPHAKDPLRDEYANLPAPVSCKNGKAEKDDESFSTGAGSEKIAAKCKYNKQLSNYKNNFDKVNYHGGEHDIFSVMDEYSTHQNSTILELDNIPAIVRVPIASFEQDLDDEWCTKSSKGTDEKEWSCRKCTLVNSSAALACVACGGSKLRSICNVEEMTLKKGEFWACHKCTLKNSIVQPDCSACKTARPAGKGVLVNESLATNRLILGQCDEQSNSSRASSAAVVPPIDSGAIPKQLLQQQLQPLHQLQHQQQQQQQQQQPLAHPPAPVPAHQPSGGAAKALMPGMQVTIPKRTWQCPACTYENSLACVVCDICSSHRHIDTGCLVWQQQHQQLQQSNRLEENQRQLDDLEALNRWKSIIEYCVENGQAFVDDSFPPAMKSLYYQPSSNIECNPVAQWRRPNEILCEGGNQSTAPQWAVFRTPLPSDICQGVLGNCWLLSALAVLAEREDLVKEVLLTKEICPQGAYQVKLCKDGRWTTVLVDDLLPCDKRGHLVYSQAKRKQLWVPLIEKAVAKIHGCYEALVSGRAIEGLATLTGAPCESIPLQASSLPLPSEDDLDRDLIWAQLLSSRLVKFLMGASCGGGNMKVDEDEYQRKGLRPRHAYSVLDVRDIKGHRLLKLRNPWGHFSWQGDWSDDSELWTDELRDSLMPHGGSEGVFWISFEDVLRYFDCIDICKVRSEWNEVRLFGTLQPLRALSCVLITVLEPTEAEFTLFQEGQRNSEKSQRSQLDLCVVLFRTRNPANPEVGRLVEHSKRQVRGFVGCHKMLETDLYMLVCLAFNHWHTGIDDFMHYPQCVLAIHSSKRLLVEQITPPPFLLADAIINLTLAKGQRHEGREGMTAYYLTKGWAGLVVMVENRHENKWIHVKCDCQESYNVVSTRGELKTVDSVPPLQRQVIIVLTQLEGSGGFSIAHRLTHRLANSGGLHDWGPPSSTHYPPIENVSELHSPRMIT; via the exons ATGGGTACGATAGCATCGGTGCTCCAGTGGTATTGTACGAAATGCAACTACCTGAACCCGACGGAGAGCGTCCACTGCCTTAGGTGCCGCACCAGCCGGAAAACGAACGGCAACGTCGGCAGCTTGCTGCACCATCCGATACTGGCCACCAGTGGCAACGCCACCAGCGGTCCCGTTTCGTCGTCGTGCGTTCGCATGAAGGATGTGAATAG CAGAAAGCTCGTGTCGAACGATTGCCTGTTCCGCGTGATAGACAGCCTAGCgctcgcacacaaacacattaacCGGAAGAAGATCGAGCGATCGTTCGTGCATCCGGTGCCGGAtccgcgctgctgctggaaccGGAAACGGCACCTGTCGCAGCCGAGCATCAACCGCAAATGGAATTGCCACCGGTGCCGGGTGTACAATCGCACCGTTTCCTGGCACTGCATCAACTGTGAGGCACTGAGCGTGAGCGCGCCGGTCTACAAGGACACGATACGGAAGCCACTGACGCCGCTTGCTTGCAGTGCCGAGCCCGGGGCGACGCCGCGGACCGCGGACCATTATTACGGCGGCGGGGGCGGCTCGACGGCGGTACCGTTCGCCTCGTTGCGCCTTACGCCCGCCCGCAGCATGGAGCAGTTCGGGGCGGCCGCCCGGTGCCGGTTTTGCATCTACAATCAGTTCAGCTTCGAGGGCGACACGGCGGCCCaggcgtgctgctgctgctgccggcgggAACCGGCGAAACCGGCCCGCGCCCCCAAGGAGGGGGGAACCGGTGGCGACTGTCCAGGCCCGGGCAGGGGCCAGAGCATTACGACGATCACGAAGCGGACGGGCGGGCTGATCGTGGTACCGTCGACCACGTCCTCCGCCCGGTGCAGCGACAACGCCACAATCAACGTGCGGCTCAAGGAGAATGGCAAGGGCAAGGCGGCGCACAGCCAGACAG ggaAAAAGTATCCGGCCTCGTCGGGCGGCGCCCTCGAACCAATCTACGCAGTGATCAACAAGGAGGCGAAGCGGAAAAACAAGCTAGCGAGCGATGCTGTAAATAATAATGCACCGACCACCAGCGTCGGCCAGCAGCCGCACGCGAAGGACCCGTTGCGGGACGAGTACGCGAACCTGCCGGCACCGGTGAGCTGTAAAAATGG GAAAGCAGAGAAAGATGACGAATCGTTCAGCACTGGCGCGGGCAGCGAGAAAATAGCCGCCAAATGCAAATATAATAAGCAACTATCGaactataaaaataattttgataaaG TAAATTATCACGGTGGCGAGCATGACATTTTCTCCGTAATGGATGAGTACAGCACGCATCAGAATTCCACGATACTAGAGCTAGATAATATTCCAGCGATCGTGCGGGTGCCGATCGCGAGCTTCGAGCAGGATCTGGACGACGAGTGGTGCACAAAGT CATCGAAAGGGACCGATGAAAAGGAATGGTCCTGCCGGAAGTGTACGCTCGTCAATTCGAGCGCCGCGCTCGCGTGCGTTGCTTGCGGCGGTTCGAAGCTGCGCAGCATCTGCAACGTGGAGGAGATGACGCTGAAGAAGGGCGAATTTTGGGCGTGCCACAAGTGCACGCTCAAGAACTCGATCGTCCAGCCGGACTGCAGCGCCTGCAAGACGGCGCGCCCGGCCGGCAAGGGTGTGCTGGTGAATGAGTCGCTCGCCACCAACCGCCTGATACTGGGCCAGTGCGACGAGCAGTCGAACAGTAGCAGAGCGTCGAGCGCGGCTGTCGTCCCGCCGATCGATTCCGGTGCCATTCCaaagcagctgctgcagcagcagctacagccGCTACACCAGctacagcaccagcagcagcagcagcaacagcagcagcaaccgctgGCCCATCCACCGGCCCCAGTGCCGGCGCACCAGCCGTCCGGCGGTGCAGCGAAAGCGCTTATGCCGGGGATGCAGGTCACGATACCGAAGCGCACCTGGCAGTGTCCGGCGTGCACGTACGAAAACTCGCTCGCGTGCGTGGTGTGCGACATTTGCTCAAGCCACCGGCACATCGACACCGGCTGCCTggtgtggcagcagcagcaccagcagctgcagcagagcAACCGGCTCGAGGAGAACCAGCGCCAGCTGGACGATCTCGAGGCGCTGAACCGCTGGAAAAGCATCATCGAGTACTGCGTGGAGAACGGGCAGGCGTTCGTGGACGACTCGTTCCCGCCGGCGATGAAAAGCCTCTACTACCAGCCGTCGTCCAACATCGAGTGCAACCCGGTCGCCCAGTGGCGCCGGCCGAACGAGATCCTGTGCGAGGGCGGCAACCAGTCGACCGCACCGCAGTGGGCCGTCTTCCGCACGCCGCTACCGTCGGACATCTGCCAGGGCGTGCTCGGCAACTGCTGGCTGCTGAGCGCGCTGGCCGTGCTGGCGGAGCGGGAGGACTTGGTGAAGGAGGTGCTGCTGACGAAGGAGATCTGCCCGCAGGGCGCGTACCAGGTGAAGCTGTGTAAGGACGGCCGCTGGACGACGGTGCTGGTGGACGATCTGCTGCCGTGCGACAAGCGCGGTCACCTCGTCTACTCCCAGGCGAAGCGGAAACAGCTCTGGGTGCCGCTGATCGAGAAGGCGGTCGCGAAGATACACGGCTGCTACGAGGCGCTCGTGTCGGGCCGGGCGATCGAGGGCCTCGCCACGCTGACCGGCGCACCGTGCGAAAGCATTCCACTGCAGGCCAGCTCATTGCCACTGCCGAGCGAGGACGATCTCGACCGCGACCTGATCTGGGCCCAGCTGCTCAGCTCCCGGCTGGTAAAGTTCCTGATGGGGGCGAGCTGCGGCGGTGGCAACATGAAGGTGGACGAGGACGAGTACCAGCGGAAGGGGCTGCGGCCGCGCCACGCTTACTCCGTGCTGGACGTGCGGGACATCAAGGGGCACCGGCTGCTCAAGCTGCGCAACCCGTGGGGACACTTTTCCTGGCAAG GCGACTGGTCGGATGATTCCGAGCTGTGGACGGACGAGCTGCGCGACAGCTTGATGCCGCATGGCGGTTCGGAGGGCGTGTTTTGGATATCGTTTGAAGATGTACTGAG ATACTTTGACTGCATCGACATCTGCAAGGTGCGCTCGGAATGGAACGAGGTGCGCCTGTTTGGCACGCTGCAACCACTCCGCGCGTTGTCCTGCGTGCTCATAACCGTGCTCGAACCGACCGAGGCCGAGTTCACCCTGTTCCAGGAGGGGCAACG AAATTCGGAAAAATCGCAACGCTCCCAGCTAGACctgtgtgtggtgctgttCCGGACGCGAAACCCCGCCAACCCTGAGGTGGGCCGACTGGTCGAGCACAGCAAGCGGCAG GTTCGTGGATTCGTCGGCTGCCACAAGATGCTGGAAACGGACCTGTACATGCTGGTATGTCTCGCCTTCAACCACTGGCACACGGGAATTGACGACTTCATGCACTACCCGCAGTGCGTGCTGGCGATCCACAGCTCCAAGCGGCTGCTGGTCGAGCAGATCACGCCGCCCCCATTCCTGCTGGCCGACGCCATCATCAACCTGACGCTGGCCAAGGGGCAGCGGCACGAGGGCCGGGAAGGCATGACCGCGTACTACCTGACGAAG GGATGGGCGGGACTGGTCGTGATGGTGGAAAATCGGCACGAGAACAAGTGGATACACGTCAAGTGTGATTGCCAGGAAAGCTACAACGTCGTCTCGACGCGAGGCGAGCTGAAGACGGTCGATTCCGTTCCACCGCTGCAGCGACAG GTGATCATCGTGCTGACGCAGCTGGAAGGCAGCGGCGGCTTCAGCATAGCCCATCGCCTAACGCACCGGCTGGCCAACTCGGGCGGCCTGCACGACTGGGGACCGCCCTCCTCCACCCACTATCCGCCGATCGAGAACGTGTCCGAGCTGCATTCGCCCCGCATGATAACCTAG
- the LOC120947576 gene encoding calpain-D isoform X1, with amino-acid sequence MGTIASVLQWYCTKCNYLNPTESVHCLRCRTSRKTNGNVGSLLHHPILATSGNATSGPVSSSCVRMKDVNSRKLVSNDCLFRVIDSLALAHKHINRKKIERSFVHPVPDPRCCWNRKRHLSQPSINRKWNCHRCRVYNRTVSWHCINCEALSVSAPVYKDTIRKPLTPLACSAEPGATPRTADHYYGGGGGSTAVPFASLRLTPARSMEQFGAAARCRFCIYNQFSFEGDTAAQACCCCCRREPAKPARAPKEGGTGGDCPGPGRGQSITTITKRTGGLIVVPSTTSSARCSDNATINVRLKENGKGKAAHSQTGKKYPASSGGALEPIYAVINKEAKRKNKLASDAVNNNAPTTSVGQQPHAKDPLRDEYANLPAPVSCKNGKAEKDDESFSTGAGSEKIAAKCKYNKQLSNYKNNFDKVNYHGGEHDIFSVMDEYSTHQNSTILELDNIPAIVRVPIASFEQDLDDEWCTKSASKGTDEKEWSCRKCTLVNSSAALACVACGGSKLRSICNVEEMTLKKGEFWACHKCTLKNSIVQPDCSACKTARPAGKGVLVNESLATNRLILGQCDEQSNSSRASSAAVVPPIDSGAIPKQLLQQQLQPLHQLQHQQQQQQQQQQPLAHPPAPVPAHQPSGGAAKALMPGMQVTIPKRTWQCPACTYENSLACVVCDICSSHRHIDTGCLVWQQQHQQLQQSNRLEENQRQLDDLEALNRWKSIIEYCVENGQAFVDDSFPPAMKSLYYQPSSNIECNPVAQWRRPNEILCEGGNQSTAPQWAVFRTPLPSDICQGVLGNCWLLSALAVLAEREDLVKEVLLTKEICPQGAYQVKLCKDGRWTTVLVDDLLPCDKRGHLVYSQAKRKQLWVPLIEKAVAKIHGCYEALVSGRAIEGLATLTGAPCESIPLQASSLPLPSEDDLDRDLIWAQLLSSRLVKFLMGASCGGGNMKVDEDEYQRKGLRPRHAYSVLDVRDIKGHRLLKLRNPWGHFSWQGDWSDDSELWTDELRDSLMPHGGSEGVFWISFEDVLRYFDCIDICKVRSEWNEVRLFGTLQPLRALSCVLITVLEPTEAEFTLFQEGQRNSEKSQRSQLDLCVVLFRTRNPANPEVGRLVEHSKRQVRGFVGCHKMLETDLYMLVCLAFNHWHTGIDDFMHYPQCVLAIHSSKRLLVEQITPPPFLLADAIINLTLAKGQRHEGREGMTAYYLTKGWAGLVVMVENRHENKWIHVKCDCQESYNVVSTRGELKTVDSVPPLQRQVIIVLTQLEGSGGFSIAHRLTHRLANSGGLHDWGPPSSTHYPPIENVSELHSPRMIT; translated from the exons ATGGGTACGATAGCATCGGTGCTCCAGTGGTATTGTACGAAATGCAACTACCTGAACCCGACGGAGAGCGTCCACTGCCTTAGGTGCCGCACCAGCCGGAAAACGAACGGCAACGTCGGCAGCTTGCTGCACCATCCGATACTGGCCACCAGTGGCAACGCCACCAGCGGTCCCGTTTCGTCGTCGTGCGTTCGCATGAAGGATGTGAATAG CAGAAAGCTCGTGTCGAACGATTGCCTGTTCCGCGTGATAGACAGCCTAGCgctcgcacacaaacacattaacCGGAAGAAGATCGAGCGATCGTTCGTGCATCCGGTGCCGGAtccgcgctgctgctggaaccGGAAACGGCACCTGTCGCAGCCGAGCATCAACCGCAAATGGAATTGCCACCGGTGCCGGGTGTACAATCGCACCGTTTCCTGGCACTGCATCAACTGTGAGGCACTGAGCGTGAGCGCGCCGGTCTACAAGGACACGATACGGAAGCCACTGACGCCGCTTGCTTGCAGTGCCGAGCCCGGGGCGACGCCGCGGACCGCGGACCATTATTACGGCGGCGGGGGCGGCTCGACGGCGGTACCGTTCGCCTCGTTGCGCCTTACGCCCGCCCGCAGCATGGAGCAGTTCGGGGCGGCCGCCCGGTGCCGGTTTTGCATCTACAATCAGTTCAGCTTCGAGGGCGACACGGCGGCCCaggcgtgctgctgctgctgccggcgggAACCGGCGAAACCGGCCCGCGCCCCCAAGGAGGGGGGAACCGGTGGCGACTGTCCAGGCCCGGGCAGGGGCCAGAGCATTACGACGATCACGAAGCGGACGGGCGGGCTGATCGTGGTACCGTCGACCACGTCCTCCGCCCGGTGCAGCGACAACGCCACAATCAACGTGCGGCTCAAGGAGAATGGCAAGGGCAAGGCGGCGCACAGCCAGACAG ggaAAAAGTATCCGGCCTCGTCGGGCGGCGCCCTCGAACCAATCTACGCAGTGATCAACAAGGAGGCGAAGCGGAAAAACAAGCTAGCGAGCGATGCTGTAAATAATAATGCACCGACCACCAGCGTCGGCCAGCAGCCGCACGCGAAGGACCCGTTGCGGGACGAGTACGCGAACCTGCCGGCACCGGTGAGCTGTAAAAATGG GAAAGCAGAGAAAGATGACGAATCGTTCAGCACTGGCGCGGGCAGCGAGAAAATAGCCGCCAAATGCAAATATAATAAGCAACTATCGaactataaaaataattttgataaaG TAAATTATCACGGTGGCGAGCATGACATTTTCTCCGTAATGGATGAGTACAGCACGCATCAGAATTCCACGATACTAGAGCTAGATAATATTCCAGCGATCGTGCGGGTGCCGATCGCGAGCTTCGAGCAGGATCTGGACGACGAGTGGTGCACAAAGT CAGCATCGAAAGGGACCGATGAAAAGGAATGGTCCTGCCGGAAGTGTACGCTCGTCAATTCGAGCGCCGCGCTCGCGTGCGTTGCTTGCGGCGGTTCGAAGCTGCGCAGCATCTGCAACGTGGAGGAGATGACGCTGAAGAAGGGCGAATTTTGGGCGTGCCACAAGTGCACGCTCAAGAACTCGATCGTCCAGCCGGACTGCAGCGCCTGCAAGACGGCGCGCCCGGCCGGCAAGGGTGTGCTGGTGAATGAGTCGCTCGCCACCAACCGCCTGATACTGGGCCAGTGCGACGAGCAGTCGAACAGTAGCAGAGCGTCGAGCGCGGCTGTCGTCCCGCCGATCGATTCCGGTGCCATTCCaaagcagctgctgcagcagcagctacagccGCTACACCAGctacagcaccagcagcagcagcagcaacagcagcagcaaccgctgGCCCATCCACCGGCCCCAGTGCCGGCGCACCAGCCGTCCGGCGGTGCAGCGAAAGCGCTTATGCCGGGGATGCAGGTCACGATACCGAAGCGCACCTGGCAGTGTCCGGCGTGCACGTACGAAAACTCGCTCGCGTGCGTGGTGTGCGACATTTGCTCAAGCCACCGGCACATCGACACCGGCTGCCTggtgtggcagcagcagcaccagcagctgcagcagagcAACCGGCTCGAGGAGAACCAGCGCCAGCTGGACGATCTCGAGGCGCTGAACCGCTGGAAAAGCATCATCGAGTACTGCGTGGAGAACGGGCAGGCGTTCGTGGACGACTCGTTCCCGCCGGCGATGAAAAGCCTCTACTACCAGCCGTCGTCCAACATCGAGTGCAACCCGGTCGCCCAGTGGCGCCGGCCGAACGAGATCCTGTGCGAGGGCGGCAACCAGTCGACCGCACCGCAGTGGGCCGTCTTCCGCACGCCGCTACCGTCGGACATCTGCCAGGGCGTGCTCGGCAACTGCTGGCTGCTGAGCGCGCTGGCCGTGCTGGCGGAGCGGGAGGACTTGGTGAAGGAGGTGCTGCTGACGAAGGAGATCTGCCCGCAGGGCGCGTACCAGGTGAAGCTGTGTAAGGACGGCCGCTGGACGACGGTGCTGGTGGACGATCTGCTGCCGTGCGACAAGCGCGGTCACCTCGTCTACTCCCAGGCGAAGCGGAAACAGCTCTGGGTGCCGCTGATCGAGAAGGCGGTCGCGAAGATACACGGCTGCTACGAGGCGCTCGTGTCGGGCCGGGCGATCGAGGGCCTCGCCACGCTGACCGGCGCACCGTGCGAAAGCATTCCACTGCAGGCCAGCTCATTGCCACTGCCGAGCGAGGACGATCTCGACCGCGACCTGATCTGGGCCCAGCTGCTCAGCTCCCGGCTGGTAAAGTTCCTGATGGGGGCGAGCTGCGGCGGTGGCAACATGAAGGTGGACGAGGACGAGTACCAGCGGAAGGGGCTGCGGCCGCGCCACGCTTACTCCGTGCTGGACGTGCGGGACATCAAGGGGCACCGGCTGCTCAAGCTGCGCAACCCGTGGGGACACTTTTCCTGGCAAG GCGACTGGTCGGATGATTCCGAGCTGTGGACGGACGAGCTGCGCGACAGCTTGATGCCGCATGGCGGTTCGGAGGGCGTGTTTTGGATATCGTTTGAAGATGTACTGAG ATACTTTGACTGCATCGACATCTGCAAGGTGCGCTCGGAATGGAACGAGGTGCGCCTGTTTGGCACGCTGCAACCACTCCGCGCGTTGTCCTGCGTGCTCATAACCGTGCTCGAACCGACCGAGGCCGAGTTCACCCTGTTCCAGGAGGGGCAACG AAATTCGGAAAAATCGCAACGCTCCCAGCTAGACctgtgtgtggtgctgttCCGGACGCGAAACCCCGCCAACCCTGAGGTGGGCCGACTGGTCGAGCACAGCAAGCGGCAG GTTCGTGGATTCGTCGGCTGCCACAAGATGCTGGAAACGGACCTGTACATGCTGGTATGTCTCGCCTTCAACCACTGGCACACGGGAATTGACGACTTCATGCACTACCCGCAGTGCGTGCTGGCGATCCACAGCTCCAAGCGGCTGCTGGTCGAGCAGATCACGCCGCCCCCATTCCTGCTGGCCGACGCCATCATCAACCTGACGCTGGCCAAGGGGCAGCGGCACGAGGGCCGGGAAGGCATGACCGCGTACTACCTGACGAAG GGATGGGCGGGACTGGTCGTGATGGTGGAAAATCGGCACGAGAACAAGTGGATACACGTCAAGTGTGATTGCCAGGAAAGCTACAACGTCGTCTCGACGCGAGGCGAGCTGAAGACGGTCGATTCCGTTCCACCGCTGCAGCGACAG GTGATCATCGTGCTGACGCAGCTGGAAGGCAGCGGCGGCTTCAGCATAGCCCATCGCCTAACGCACCGGCTGGCCAACTCGGGCGGCCTGCACGACTGGGGACCGCCCTCCTCCACCCACTATCCGCCGATCGAGAACGTGTCCGAGCTGCATTCGCCCCGCATGATAACCTAG